A section of the Spirosoma pollinicola genome encodes:
- the gldC gene encoding gliding motility protein GldC: MKKSDIHFSVELDNQNIPEKIYWEATDNPNEGLSDTRAIAISLWDHYHNSTLKIDLWTKDMEVVDMKRFMIEIMSGIADTALSATGDQRMADDIEKTCQVLSKRLEEEIKQQKQQQQ, encoded by the coding sequence ATGAAAAAATCAGACATTCATTTTTCGGTTGAACTCGACAACCAAAATATCCCTGAGAAAATATACTGGGAAGCCACCGATAACCCAAACGAAGGCCTGAGCGATACGCGGGCTATTGCCATTTCACTTTGGGATCATTACCATAACAGCACCCTAAAAATTGACCTTTGGACGAAGGACATGGAAGTGGTGGATATGAAACGCTTTATGATTGAGATCATGAGCGGCATTGCTGATACTGCCCTGAGTGCAACCGGCGATCAGCGTATGGCAGATGATATTGAGAAAACATGTCAGGTGTTGAGCAAGCGGCTGGAGGAGGAAATTAAACAGCAAAAACAGCAACAGCAATAG
- a CDS encoding thioredoxin family protein yields MKKILLLLLVANITLAQKSGGILFKTTPIGSVFQEAKRAGKPVFVEIYSPTCHTCQSFIPTLADSRVGKFYNAKFLSTKLDIGEPATRAFLESRHLYVPSLPLFLYFDPQQNLVHFAMSNNMTDEVIRHGTNAMDPQARSQNMKIRYQQGERAANFLIDYAMYGRVIKDTVANMAAMNEYARQQSAATFANQTNWLALQKLVLDFENPMFQYMLGHLETYRKAYGAEPVLQVAENILMSSLFSGRGAQYPISKILEVKQDLIKIGIDPKIAANRTLLSEVSAYFRARQTAKAVERMDNQVNSNQLTVPEYMYISRLFNRSSPDAVDAPTVVKWINKGLALKPGPKEQADLYYEMAEAYRRGGKSADAQKAAQKSMEMSQASHLDTRRNVEQLGKLK; encoded by the coding sequence ATGAAAAAGATACTTTTGCTACTTCTGGTAGCTAACATTACGCTCGCGCAGAAGTCTGGCGGTATTCTATTCAAAACCACACCGATTGGTAGCGTTTTCCAGGAAGCAAAACGGGCGGGAAAGCCGGTATTCGTCGAAATTTATTCGCCCACCTGCCATACCTGTCAGAGTTTCATACCAACGCTGGCCGACAGCCGGGTAGGTAAATTCTATAATGCCAAGTTCCTGAGTACAAAGCTCGATATTGGCGAGCCTGCCACACGGGCGTTTTTAGAAAGTCGACACTTGTATGTGCCTTCGTTGCCCTTGTTTCTGTATTTCGATCCGCAGCAGAATCTGGTTCACTTTGCCATGAGCAACAATATGACGGATGAAGTGATTCGGCATGGTACCAATGCAATGGACCCCCAGGCTCGTAGTCAGAACATGAAAATCCGTTACCAACAAGGTGAGCGGGCGGCCAATTTCCTGATCGACTATGCCATGTATGGCCGTGTTATCAAAGATACAGTTGCCAATATGGCGGCAATGAATGAATACGCCCGGCAGCAGTCGGCGGCAACGTTTGCCAATCAAACAAACTGGCTGGCCTTACAGAAACTCGTGCTGGATTTTGAAAATCCGATGTTCCAGTACATGCTTGGACATTTGGAGACCTATCGGAAAGCCTATGGTGCAGAGCCTGTTTTGCAGGTCGCCGAAAATATTCTAATGTCGTCGCTGTTCAGTGGTCGTGGCGCACAATATCCGATTTCTAAAATTTTAGAGGTGAAGCAGGATTTAATAAAAATTGGCATTGATCCGAAAATAGCAGCCAACCGGACATTGTTATCCGAGGTGAGCGCCTACTTCCGTGCCCGTCAAACGGCGAAAGCTGTTGAACGGATGGATAATCAGGTTAATTCCAATCAGTTGACGGTGCCAGAGTATATGTATATTTCACGGCTTTTCAACCGGTCGAGTCCCGATGCAGTGGATGCACCTACGGTTGTCAAGTGGATCAATAAAGGCCTTGCGTTGAAACCGGGTCCGAAAGAACAAGCTGATTTATACTACGAAATGGCTGAGGCCTACCGTCGGGGCGGCAAAAGTGCTGATGCTCAGAAAGCCGCTCAAAAGTCGATGGAGATGTCTCAGGCAAGCCACCTTGACACCCGTCGGAATGTAGAGCAACTGGGGAAACTGAAATAG
- a CDS encoding ArsC family reductase, with translation MYTLYAIPNCDTVKKARVWLAQQAIDYQFHDYKKQGINQKTIENWLSQKPWEELVNRNGLTWKKLSDAEKPTDAAGAIALMIEKPSLIRRPLIEADGRIIALGFNADTYKETFSIQAGVLPIK, from the coding sequence ATGTACACCTTATATGCCATTCCCAACTGCGACACGGTAAAAAAAGCCCGTGTCTGGTTAGCACAACAGGCCATTGATTATCAATTTCACGATTATAAAAAACAGGGTATCAACCAGAAAACAATTGAAAACTGGTTATCGCAAAAGCCCTGGGAGGAATTAGTAAACCGCAACGGATTAACCTGGAAGAAGCTTTCTGATGCCGAAAAACCCACCGATGCCGCAGGAGCCATTGCCTTGATGATCGAGAAACCTTCCCTTATTCGTCGGCCGCTGATTGAAGCCGATGGCCGAATTATTGCCCTCGGGTTTAACGCAGACACTTACAAAGAAACGTTTTCTATCCAAGCCGGGGTTCTTCCAATAAAATAG
- a CDS encoding tetratricopeptide repeat protein has protein sequence MEVVLLSLFFGIYLTLRFFLVDHDTPSDKDRKRFQKGIDLVQNRNFIEAHHYFDDAVRQYPKSAIAYAYRGKCQLVQENHFSAIYDLTQAINRDNTLAECYLDRGMAYYYTADFQQAFREFDKAVWHFRDEKPDAYRWRALARIQVRQLPQAENDLRRAVSLGDENSFHILLQPPFTRPVYQK, from the coding sequence ATGGAAGTTGTACTCTTAAGTCTTTTTTTCGGAATTTATCTGACCCTCCGGTTCTTTCTGGTGGATCATGATACGCCATCTGACAAAGACCGAAAACGATTCCAGAAAGGTATTGACCTGGTTCAGAACCGGAACTTTATAGAAGCCCATCATTATTTCGATGATGCGGTTCGGCAGTACCCAAAATCAGCCATTGCTTACGCCTACAGAGGCAAATGCCAGCTTGTACAGGAAAATCATTTTTCGGCCATTTATGATTTGACGCAGGCTATCAACCGAGATAATACCCTGGCCGAATGCTACCTGGACCGTGGCATGGCTTATTACTATACAGCTGATTTCCAACAGGCTTTCCGGGAATTTGATAAAGCCGTTTGGCATTTTCGCGATGAAAAGCCTGATGCTTATCGGTGGAGAGCCTTAGCCCGCATTCAGGTTCGGCAGTTGCCCCAGGCAGAAAATGACCTCCGCCGGGCCGTTTCACTTGGCGACGAAAATTCATTTCACATTCTCCTTCAACCGCCGTTTACACGACCGGTGTACCAAAAGTAA
- a CDS encoding MmcQ/YjbR family DNA-binding protein, whose amino-acid sequence MNTEALRDYCISKPNATESFPFGGDALVFKVGGKMFALLSTESQPTTINLKCDPERAVQLREEHNAVTPGYHMNKTHWNTITIDGGVRTSEVQEWIDHSYELVRASLPKAVRAGLI is encoded by the coding sequence ATGAACACGGAAGCCCTGCGCGACTATTGTATTAGCAAACCAAATGCGACCGAGTCGTTCCCATTTGGTGGTGATGCGCTGGTTTTTAAGGTTGGCGGAAAGATGTTTGCTTTGCTATCGACCGAAAGCCAGCCAACAACGATCAACTTAAAATGTGATCCTGAACGAGCGGTTCAACTTCGTGAAGAACATAACGCCGTAACACCCGGTTACCACATGAATAAAACGCACTGGAACACCATCACGATAGACGGTGGCGTTCGTACAAGCGAAGTTCAGGAGTGGATTGACCACTCGTATGAACTGGTCAGAGCGAGTTTACCGAAGGCAGTTAGGGCAGGATTAATCTGA
- the ispG gene encoding (E)-4-hydroxy-3-methylbut-2-enyl-diphosphate synthase, translating to MLDSLLSPSLSTNTDSPERSESLIQYTPSLTQYIRRKTSTVTIGDVPMGSDYPIRVQSMTTIDTMDTKGSVEQTIRMIEAGCEYVRITAPSVKEAQNLENIRKELRAKGYNTPLVADIHFTPNAAELAARIVEKVRINPGNYADRKRFEFIDYTDAAYAAELERIQAKFLPLIRICKEYGTAMRIGTNHGSLSDRILSRYGDTPVGMVESALEFLRICEAENYYNITLSMKSSNPQVMVQAYRLLVQRLDEEGLKPYPLHLGVTEAGEAEDGRIKSALGIGTLLEDGIGDTVRVSLTEEPEREAPVAKALIDRYTNRAATSNPIPKITHYPINPFQYTRRKTHEVANFGGQNVPRVIADFSQIPVTEHRDLHPVGHFYLPEPDKWRMNDLGADYIYTGSQPAQFMLPNGLRQILDYAVWQTYSDQVNTSPVLSATDYLTAHATQTQLQTRLNFVRVSLPELSNELLVSLRNDPTVVLIISSDNAHAMPELRRLFVELMNQGLTTPVVISRAYTQVAEENLPLYAATDVGGLLIDGLGDGTMLSSVGMSGSADSLKGLNSLSFGILQAARTRITKTEYISCPSCGRTLFDLQETTARIRQRTDHLKGVKIGIMGCIVNGPGEMADADYGYVGIGRDKIALYRGQEVIKKSVPADRAVDELIELIREDSRWIEPSLVNE from the coding sequence ATGCTCGATTCGTTGCTTTCTCCTTCTTTATCAACTAATACCGATTCGCCGGAACGGTCTGAATCACTTATTCAGTACACGCCTTCACTCACGCAATACATCCGCCGAAAAACCAGTACGGTTACGATTGGCGATGTGCCTATGGGCTCCGATTACCCCATCCGGGTTCAGTCGATGACAACTATAGACACGATGGATACGAAAGGCTCTGTTGAACAGACAATTCGGATGATCGAAGCAGGTTGCGAATACGTTCGTATTACTGCACCGAGCGTAAAAGAAGCTCAGAATCTAGAAAACATTCGCAAAGAATTGCGGGCTAAAGGATACAACACCCCTCTGGTAGCTGACATTCACTTTACACCAAACGCAGCCGAACTTGCAGCACGTATAGTCGAGAAAGTTCGTATCAATCCGGGCAATTATGCCGACCGGAAACGCTTCGAGTTCATCGACTATACCGACGCGGCCTATGCAGCAGAACTGGAGCGCATTCAGGCTAAATTTTTGCCCCTCATTCGTATCTGTAAAGAATATGGTACGGCCATGCGAATTGGCACCAACCACGGCTCGCTCTCAGACCGTATTTTAAGTCGGTACGGCGATACTCCGGTGGGTATGGTTGAGTCGGCGCTCGAATTTCTGCGCATCTGCGAAGCCGAAAACTATTACAATATTACCCTCTCGATGAAGTCGAGCAACCCGCAGGTGATGGTGCAGGCATATCGACTTCTGGTACAACGTCTGGATGAGGAAGGGCTGAAACCCTATCCATTGCACCTTGGCGTGACCGAAGCCGGTGAGGCCGAAGATGGGCGTATTAAGTCAGCCCTGGGCATAGGAACGCTATTGGAAGATGGCATTGGGGATACCGTTCGGGTATCGCTAACGGAAGAGCCCGAGCGGGAAGCCCCCGTTGCAAAGGCGTTGATTGATCGGTATACAAACCGGGCAGCAACCAGTAATCCAATTCCGAAAATTACGCATTACCCGATCAATCCATTTCAATATACCCGTCGAAAAACGCACGAAGTAGCCAATTTTGGCGGGCAGAATGTCCCTCGTGTCATTGCCGACTTTAGTCAGATACCAGTTACGGAACATAGGGACCTTCATCCTGTCGGGCATTTTTACTTGCCCGAACCCGATAAGTGGCGGATGAACGATCTTGGTGCAGACTATATATACACGGGTTCGCAACCCGCGCAGTTCATGCTGCCTAATGGCCTTAGACAGATTCTGGATTATGCCGTCTGGCAAACCTATTCAGATCAGGTAAATACATCGCCGGTGTTATCCGCAACGGACTATCTGACAGCTCATGCGACCCAGACGCAATTGCAAACTCGCCTGAATTTTGTTCGTGTATCCTTGCCTGAGCTATCGAACGAACTGCTTGTCTCTTTGCGTAATGACCCAACGGTTGTGTTGATTATTTCGTCCGACAACGCACATGCTATGCCTGAGCTTCGGCGGTTGTTTGTCGAACTGATGAATCAAGGGCTAACTACGCCGGTAGTTATTAGCAGAGCCTATACCCAGGTGGCTGAAGAGAATTTGCCGCTTTATGCTGCCACCGATGTAGGCGGGTTGCTGATCGACGGTCTGGGTGATGGCACAATGTTGTCATCGGTGGGAATGTCGGGGTCTGCTGATTCACTAAAAGGGCTAAACAGTTTGTCGTTTGGCATATTACAGGCCGCTCGTACGCGCATCACCAAAACCGAATACATATCGTGCCCATCCTGCGGTCGGACGCTGTTTGACTTACAGGAAACAACAGCCCGAATACGGCAGCGTACCGACCATCTTAAAGGGGTTAAGATTGGTATTATGGGCTGCATCGTTAATGGGCCGGGCGAAATGGCCGATGCAGATTATGGTTACGTGGGCATTGGACGCGACAAGATTGCGCTTTATCGCGGTCAGGAGGTGATCAAAAAATCGGTTCCTGCCGACCGTGCCGTCGATGAGTTGATTGAGCTTATTCGGGAAGACAGCCGCTGGATTGAACCAAGCTTAGTGAATGAATAA
- a CDS encoding DUF6728 family protein has translation MNKFVDYFKIGPVFTYFLRVFRKPDPKSPTSVNLRMMHGINRISILMFLFAIIFYTVRHCTR, from the coding sequence GTGAATAAATTCGTTGATTATTTCAAAATTGGGCCTGTTTTCACCTATTTCTTACGGGTGTTTCGTAAACCCGACCCAAAAAGTCCAACTAGTGTGAACCTAAGGATGATGCATGGCATCAATCGCATCTCGATTCTTATGTTTCTGTTTGCGATTATTTTTTACACCGTTCGTCATTGCACCCGATGA
- a CDS encoding sensor histidine kinase: MTDRLTSRQKWQLAIRLLLLYSPLLLYVNLPEKARTVASLLHILPILIPILLLALVLYFFWISVTDWIQHLLFRRFGDDFLLGFNWGALAVTFLISLVLSILYIQVFQQILHLIATLIFQFWPALQAKPNSSDMPAEVFTYIKRANNGFSVVIMLSAFYLTIIARSYLQLKDVQLKAEQLEKEAAISQFEALKNQLSPHFLFNSLSILTSMVHEDADLSEQYVKQLAKVYRYILEQRDQATVLLKTELDFIQSYTFLLQIRFENKFDVTLDVPADIQQQYRIAPLSLQLLVENAVKHNRMSVREPLRVHILVQDGYLWITNSLQARDQADESTGIGLNNIANRYKLLTDRAVWYGEDTGQFLVKLPLLS, from the coding sequence ATGACTGACAGGTTAACTTCCAGGCAAAAATGGCAACTGGCCATCCGGCTGCTGTTGCTGTATTCTCCCCTCCTGCTCTATGTTAATTTACCTGAGAAAGCGCGCACCGTAGCCAGTCTGTTGCATATTCTGCCAATTCTTATCCCAATTTTGCTACTTGCCCTTGTATTGTATTTCTTCTGGATCAGCGTGACCGACTGGATTCAGCACTTGTTGTTCAGACGGTTCGGTGACGATTTTCTACTGGGATTCAACTGGGGAGCTTTAGCCGTAACCTTCCTGATTTCGCTGGTTCTATCTATACTCTATATCCAGGTCTTTCAACAGATCCTTCACCTGATTGCTACATTAATTTTTCAATTCTGGCCTGCTCTACAAGCCAAACCCAATAGTTCGGACATGCCTGCGGAGGTGTTCACCTATATAAAACGGGCTAATAATGGGTTTTCTGTGGTGATTATGCTATCAGCCTTCTATCTGACAATCATTGCCCGCTCGTATTTGCAACTCAAAGATGTGCAGCTTAAAGCTGAACAGCTGGAGAAAGAAGCAGCTATCAGCCAGTTTGAAGCCCTGAAAAATCAGCTAAGCCCCCATTTTTTATTCAACAGCCTGAGCATTCTCACGTCTATGGTTCACGAAGACGCTGATCTTTCGGAGCAGTACGTAAAGCAACTTGCCAAAGTATATCGGTATATTCTGGAGCAACGCGACCAGGCTACCGTACTGCTCAAAACGGAGTTGGATTTCATTCAGTCCTATACGTTTCTACTCCAGATACGCTTCGAAAATAAATTTGACGTTACCCTGGATGTACCGGCAGACATACAGCAACAGTACCGCATTGCCCCTTTATCACTGCAATTACTTGTGGAAAACGCAGTTAAACATAATCGCATGTCGGTACGCGAACCGCTTCGCGTGCATATTCTTGTGCAGGATGGGTATCTATGGATTACGAACTCCTTACAGGCTCGTGACCAGGCCGACGAATCGACTGGAATCGGGCTGAATAATATTGCAAACCGCTATAAATTGCTCACCGACCGTGCGGTATGGTATGGCGAGGATACTGGTCAATTTTTGGTAAAACTCCCCCTGCTATCATGA
- a CDS encoding group III truncated hemoglobin, producing MSKRTLDSPEAVRFLVDSFYEKVQADAFIGPVFTDVAQVDWTKHLPKMYAFWESLILGNNAYDGHPFRPHLIINQQHTLTIDHFDRWLKLFSATLSENFTGEAVDEVRQRATQIALVWANKLEYLNNDSFMG from the coding sequence ATGTCAAAAAGAACGCTGGATTCGCCGGAAGCTGTTCGATTTCTGGTGGATTCGTTTTACGAAAAAGTACAGGCCGACGCATTTATTGGCCCTGTTTTTACGGATGTAGCCCAGGTGGACTGGACAAAACACTTACCTAAAATGTATGCCTTTTGGGAGTCGCTGATTCTCGGCAATAACGCCTATGACGGCCACCCTTTCCGCCCGCATTTGATTATTAACCAGCAACATACCCTCACCATAGATCATTTTGACCGTTGGCTTAAGTTGTTTTCGGCTACCCTATCCGAGAATTTTACGGGCGAAGCTGTCGATGAGGTCCGCCAACGAGCCACCCAAATTGCGCTTGTGTGGGCTAATAAACTTGAGTACCTGAATAATGACTCGTTTATGGGTTAA